A window of the Merismopedia glauca CCAP 1448/3 genome harbors these coding sequences:
- a CDS encoding transposase: MPKYLVQDNGSIHRCQEVQQLWSNWEQMGLYIFFLPKYCSEMNPIELEWQHLKKDELAGKMFDDELELAYAVIDGVQARGEKGNHSTQRVKFNSNRSA; the protein is encoded by the coding sequence TTGCCTAAGTACTTAGTGCAGGATAACGGTTCAATACATCGATGCCAAGAGGTGCAGCAGTTATGGTCAAATTGGGAACAGATGGGTTTGTACATCTTCTTTTTGCCCAAATATTGCTCGGAAATGAACCCCATTGAATTGGAATGGCAACACCTGAAAAAAGATGAACTGGCGGGAAAAATGTTTGACGACGAGTTAGAACTTGCCTATGCCGTAATTGATGGTGTTCAAGCTAGAGGGGAAAAAGGAAACCATAGTACACAACGCGTCAAATTTAACTCCAATCGCTCTGCTTAA